A section of the Triticum dicoccoides isolate Atlit2015 ecotype Zavitan chromosome 7A, WEW_v2.0, whole genome shotgun sequence genome encodes:
- the LOC119330405 gene encoding E3 ubiquitin ligase BIG BROTHER-related-like, producing MEGPKGNGGEKPSADQNHSPNTPAAAGAGGDDVSAAAVGRRPFTALSQEEADLALARVLQEQERAYMMLSAHGGDGSDYDASDAGSYDYYEEEVEGIEGDEGSDYEEEGDEDEEVGDAEGPELDPARYEDDEAYARALQDAEEREVAQRLMALAGITDLGEEMEHDVEDGEDEEDGDSAQDAWEDVDPDEYSYEELVALGEVVGTESRGVSADTLASLPSVTYQAEDNQDSNMEQCVICRVEFEEGESLVALPCKHSYHSDCMKQWLQLNKVCPMCSAEVSTPGNNEA from the exons atggagGGCCCCAAGGGAAACGGCGGCGAGAAGCCCAGCGCGGACCAAAACCATAGCCCCAATACTCCCGCCGCAGCCGGGGCCGGAGGGGACGACGTGTCGGCCGCCGCGGTAGGGAGGCGGCCGTTCACCGCCTTAAGCCAGGAGGaggccgacctcgccctcgcgcgcgTCCTCCAGGAGCAG GAGCGGGCGTACATGATGCTGAGCGCGCACGGCGGGGACGGCAGCGACTATGATGCCTCGGACGCTGGGAGCTACGACTACTACGAAGAGGAAGTGGAAGGGATCGAAGGCGACGAGGGGAGCGACTACGAGGAGGAGGGggacgaggacgaggaggtgggCGACGCGGAGGGGCCCGAATTGGACCCCGCGCGGTACGAGGACGACGAGGCGTATGCGCGGGCCCTGCAGGATGCCGAGGAGCGCGAGGTCGCCCAGCGGCTCATGGCGCTCGCTGGGATCACTGATT TAGGGGAAGAGAtggagcatgatgttgaagatggcgAAGATGAGGAAGATGGGGATAGCGCACAG GATGCATGGGAAGATGTTGATCCAGACGAATACTCGTATGAG GAGCTGGTTGCATTGGGTGAAGTGGTTGGTACGGAAAGCAGAGGTGTTTCTGCCGATACTTTGGCTTCATTGCCTTCAGTAACTTACCAAGCAGAAGATAATCAAGACAGCAACATGGAACA ATGTGTTATTTGCCGTGTGGAATTTGAGGAAGGTGAATCATTGGTTGCACTTCCTTGCAAGCATTCATATCATTCTGACTGCATGAAACAGTGGCTGCAGTTAAACAAG GTATGCCCTATGTGCAGTGCAGAAGTTTCTACACCGGGTAACAACGAGGCATGA